From a single Trichocoleus sp. genomic region:
- the ebsA gene encoding type IV pilus biogenesis protein EbsA, protein MSLEKLQPANPRDVSVYAPYYQGRKRSALPLAISLYQLGSLEGSRNIEGGESIPFVASWNISSIPADLTRCRMQFDGNAELSYEVTLANFEFVDYLIELLFIFKSSRTADFSQTFYRKLLRLDD, encoded by the coding sequence ATGTCACTTGAGAAACTCCAACCTGCAAACCCCCGTGATGTCAGTGTCTATGCACCTTACTATCAAGGACGCAAACGCAGTGCCCTGCCCCTGGCAATTAGCCTGTATCAGCTAGGAAGTTTAGAGGGGTCTCGCAATATTGAGGGAGGCGAAAGTATTCCATTTGTTGCCAGTTGGAACATTTCCTCCATTCCAGCCGATTTGACTCGCTGCCGAATGCAGTTTGATGGCAATGCCGAGCTAAGCTACGAAGTGACCCTGGCAAACTTCGAGTTTGTAGACTATCTAATCGAGCTTCTCTTTATTTTCAAGAGCAGCCGCACCGCCGATTTTTCCCAAACCTTCTACCGTAAGCTGCTCCGCCTCGACGATTGA